Below is a genomic region from Deinococcus koreensis.
CACGCTGCTCAGGGCGTTGGCACGCAGGTCGAGCGACTGCAGGGCGTGCAGGCCCGCGAGACTGTCCGGGAGTTCGGTCAGGCGGTTGAAACGCAGGTCGAGTTCCGTCAGGGCCTGGAGGCCGCCGAGGCTCGCTGGGAGGGCGCTGAGGCGGTTGCTCTGCAGGTTCAGCTTTTCCAGGCGGACGCACGCGCCCAGCGACTCGGGCAGCTCCTCCAGCCGGTTCTTCATGACGTGCAGTTCGCGCAGCTTCGGCAGGTGCCCCAGGCTCTCCGGCAGGGCCGTGAGCGCGTTGGCGTACAGCCGCAGCTCGGTCAGCGAGGGCAGGTCGCCCAGCCATCCCGGCACCTGCTCCAGCGCGTTGTCGGTGACATTCAGGTACTGGAGCGCCCCTAGGCGGCGCATGGACGGCGGCAGGCTGCTCAGGCGGTTGTTGCTCAGGTACAGGAAGGCCAGCCGATCCAGCCCGCCGAACACGTCCGGCAGCGTGCCCAGCGCGTTGTGCCCCAGGTCGAGCATGACGAGCTGCCGGAGGTCGCCCAGCCCGTCCGGCAGCCCTGTGAGCCGGTTGGCCGACAGGTTCAGGGTGGTCAGTTCCGGAAGCGTCCACAGCCAGTCCGGCAGGGAGGTCAGGGCGTTGTCGTAGATGCTGAAGACCTGGATATCACTGTCCGGAATCCGCCCCTCCGGCCACCCGCTCAGGCCCGCCGAGTCGAGGTTGATCCGGCGCAGGCCCGTCCAGTCCTGGCGTTCCAGCAGGTCGGCGCCGCGCGGCCCGGAACCGTGCTGATGGGGGCCGTGCTGATGGGCGGGCAGGGGAGATGGGGAAGGCATGGTTCAGAGTAGCGGGCTGGGCTTGAATGCCTCGCTTCGACTGAGGGGTTTGCCCACCGCTCTACTCCTTCTTCGCCCCTCCCCCCATCTGGCCGAAGCCCATCTGCTGGAACATCTGGTACTGGGGGGCGCCGCCGAGCATGTTCTGGCCGCCGTCCACGGGCAGCACCACGCCGGTGACGTAGCTGGCCGCGTCGGACACCAGGAACAGGGCGGCGTTGGCGATGTCCTGGGGGATGCCGAAGCGGCCCAGCGGCACGGTGCTCATGAAGCGCCCCCGGGTCTGTTCGTCGGGCGCCAGGCGGGCCATGCCCTCGGTGCCGTCGATGGGGCCGGGGATGATGCCGTTCACGCGGATGCCGCGCAGGCCCCATTCCACGGCCAGGGTGCGGGTCAGGGCGTCCACGCCGGCTTTGGCGGCGACCACGTGCGCCTGCATGGGCACCGGAATGCCGTAGGCGGAGATGCTCAGCACGTTCCCGCCGGGGGCCTTCAGGTGCGGCGCGGCGGCCTTGATGGTGTTGTAGGTGCCCAGCAGGTCGATATCCACCACGGTCTTGAAGCCGTTGGGCGAGATGCCGTCCACCGGGGCCGGGAAGTTGCCGGCGGCGCCCGCCAGCACGATATCGAAGTCGCCGTGCGCGGCCACGGCCTGCGCCACCGCCGCCTGCAGCGCCGCGAAGTCGCGCACGTCGGCGCTGACGCCGGTCGCCCGGCCGCCCGCGTCCACGATGCCCCGGGCGGCGTTCTCAGCCTTCTCCAGGTTGCGGCCCAGGATGGTCACGGCGCAGCCGTGCGCGGCGAAGCTCTGCGCGATGCCCAGGTTGATGCCGGAGCCGCCCCCGGTGATCAGCGCGTGCTTGCCGCGCAGCAGGTCGGGACGGAAGGTGGAGTCGGCGGTGCCGGGGAGAAGGGTGCCGAGGGACTGGGGGGGCGTCTGGGTCATGGTGGGCTCCTTGTTCGGGTCTAACAGTCGAACGGTCGAACGGTCTAAAAGAGGCTGGGAGTCGCTGGTGTCGGAAGTGTCAGTCCTGTCGGAACAGTCTGGAGAGGCGAGGTCGTGGACTGACTCCGAGGTCTCGTTCGACGGTTCGACGGCTCGACCCCTTCACTTCTTCAGCGCGCTCTGCAGGCCGTCCAGGGTCATGTGCCGGGCGTTCCAGGCCACGGCGGCCGCGAGGCTCTCGGCGTGCGGCCGCTCGCCCTGCAGGATGCGCTTGGTGCCCTCCAGGGCTTTCGGGGGCAGGGCCGCCAGGTGCGCGGCGAGGGCGTCCGCGCGGGCGAACAGGGCATCCTGGTCGGGCAGCACCTCGGTCACCAGACCCCAGCGCTCGGCGGTGGCCGCGTCGATGGGCTCGCCAGTCAGGGCCAGGTGGGCCGTGCGCCCGTGGCCGATCAGCCGCGGCAGGCGCTGCAGGCCGCCCAGGTCGGCTGTGATGCCCAGCAGCACTTCGGGCAGGCGGAAGCGGGCGTCCCCGCTGCACAGGCGCAGGTCGGCCGCCGCGATCAGCTCCAGCCCCGCGCCGATACACCAGCCGTGGACGGCGGCGATCACCGGGATGGGCAGGGCGGCCAGGCCCTCGATGGCCGCGTGCATCTCGGCCACCACCGCCGCGAAGCCCGCCGGGTCGCCCAGCACGGGCGCGATCTGGGCCGCGTTGGCCTTCACGTCCAGGCCGGCACTGAACACCTGCACGCCGCGCACGATCAGCACCCGGGCGCTGCCCAGCTCGCCCAGGGCCTGGGGCACCTCGCGCCAGAAGGCCGGGCCCATGGAACCCATCTTGGAGGTGATGGTGAGGGTGGCGACCTCACCGCTGCGGGCGAGGCTCACACTTTCAGAGGTCATGTCTGGAGTGTAGCGGGGACGGGACGTGGGTCGGTGCCGTGCCTGTGTGCGGCCCGTGTCTGGAAAATGCCGGAATTCCATCTCTTTTCCAGTGGGCCTTTCATAGAATGGGGGGCACTGTGTCCGTCCCCGCCCCCGATCTGATCCGCAGCGCGGCCCCCGCTCCGCTGCTTCAGGAACGCGGGCCCCAGGACGGGGCTCCCCAGGGGCGTGGCGGGCCGGCGGGCCGGGGGCCGCGATCCGGCGTGCCCCTGCGGGTGATGCTGCTGCGCCCCTTCCTGCTGCCGTTCCTGCTGCTGGTGGGGGTGGGGATGGCGGTGCTGGTGGGGGTGGGCCGCAACACGCAGAGCCGCCTTCTGGTCACCGACTCGCAGACCCGGCTGATCCTGCTGAGCCTGCTGGGGGGCGACCTCTCGGCCATGGAAAACGGCCAGCGCGGCTTTCTCATCACCGGGAACCCGGAGTTCCTGACCCCCTTCACCGATGGTCAGGCGGCCTATCAGGCGCACGTGTTCGCCCTGGAGGACCTGAGCGCCACCCCGCAGCAGCGCGCCAACCTGCAGCGCGTGGAGGAGCTGGTCGCCCGCTGGCGGCAGGAAGAGGCCGAACCCGAGATCGAGGCGCGCCGAACCTCCGCCGAGCGGGCCACGGCGCTGGTCAGCGAGCGGGGCAGCAGGGGACTGCTGGAGGTCGCACGCGGAATCCTCTCGACCATGCAGGGCGACGAGAACACCCGGCTGAGTCAGGCGGTGGTGTCCAGTCAGGACACCCTGAACCGCGTGCGCTGGCTGACCTTCAGCGGGCTGGGACTGAGCATGTTGCTGATCCTGCTGACCGCCTGGCAGGTGGCCCGCTCGGTGTCCAGCAGCCTGGAGAACGTGGCCGAGAGCGCGCGGGAGATCGCGGCCGGGCAGTACCACCGGCGGCTGCCCCCGACCCCGGTGCAGGAACTGGCCGCCCTGGGCCGACAGTTCGACCTGATGGCGGGCGCCGTACAGCAGCGCGAGCAGGAGCTGCGGGTGGCGAACGACAAGCTGGAGCGCTCCAACCGCGAACTCGAACAGTTCGCGTACGTGGCCAGCCACGACCTGCAGGAGCCCCTGCGGACCATCGGCAGCTACACCGAACTGCTCGCCCGGCGCTACCAGGGCCGGCTCGACGAGCGCGCCGACCAGTACATCGCCTTCACGACCGCCGCCACGGCGCGCATGAAGGCCCTGATCCAGGATCTGCTGGCCTACTCCCGCGTGCGCCAGGGCCAGCGGCCGGTCGGCAGCGTGGACACCCGGACGCTGGTGCAGGGCGTCCTGAGCGACCTGGAGGCCCAGGTGCAGGGCAGCGGCGCTCAGGTCGAGGTCGGGCCGCTGCCGACGGTGCCGGGCAATGCCGACCTGCTGCGGCACGTCTTCCAGAACCTGATCGGGAACGCCCTGAAGTTCCACGCGCCGGAGCGCCCCCCACGGGTGCGGATCAGCGCCACCGGTGAGGATCGGCGCTGGGTATTCCACGTGCAGGACAACGGCATCGGCATCGAGCCGCAGTACCACGAGCGGATCTTAGGGGTCTTCCAGCGCCTCCATCCCATGAACGAGTTCCAGGGCAGCGGGATCGGGCTGGCGGTCGCGCGCAGCGCCGTCGAGCAGCAGGGCGGGCAGCTGTGGCTGGAGAGTGTGCCGGGGCAGGGCAGCGTGTTCCACTTCAGTCTGCCGGAGGTGCCCCTTGACCCCCTGCCTGCCGATCCAGGGCCTGTCGATCCAGAACCCACCGATCCGGATGCTCCGGGGTCACGGTGGAGCCTGAGTGGATCGTTGGGGGCAGGGCCGTTCCAGTCAGACCTCCGCCAGTCAGACCCGCAGCCGCCAGCCACCCGTCCAGGCGGGAGTCCGGATCAGGACGCCACAGCGGCCACCCCACAGCCCTCCGGGCCGGAGGAGACCCCATGAAAGCTCTGGAAATCCTGCTGGTCGAGGACAATCCGGCCGATGTGATGCTGACCTGCGAGGCCTTCAGCGAGGCGGACTTCATCCACCATCTGCACCATGTGCGCGACGGGGTGGAGGCCCTGGCCTTCCTGCGTCGCGAGGGCCCGTACGCCGACGCCGTGCGCCCGGACGTGATCCTGATGGATCTCAACATGCCCCGCATGGGCGGGCTGGAGGTGCTGGACGTCCTCAGGATCGACGAGGGGCTGAGGAGCATTCCGGTGATCG
It encodes:
- a CDS encoding leucine-rich repeat domain-containing protein → MPSPSPLPAHQHGPHQHGSGPRGADLLERQDWTGLRRINLDSAGLSGWPEGRIPDSDIQVFSIYDNALTSLPDWLWTLPELTTLNLSANRLTGLPDGLGDLRQLVMLDLGHNALGTLPDVFGGLDRLAFLYLSNNRLSSLPPSMRRLGALQYLNVTDNALEQVPGWLGDLPSLTELRLYANALTALPESLGHLPKLRELHVMKNRLEELPESLGACVRLEKLNLQSNRLSALPASLGGLQALTELDLRFNRLTELPDSLAGLHALQSLDLRANALSSVPDALAELPNLRKLDLRWNRIERLPDAFHALTQRGCLIYL
- a CDS encoding SDR family oxidoreductase; protein product: MTQTPPQSLGTLLPGTADSTFRPDLLRGKHALITGGGSGINLGIAQSFAAHGCAVTILGRNLEKAENAARGIVDAGGRATGVSADVRDFAALQAAVAQAVAAHGDFDIVLAGAAGNFPAPVDGISPNGFKTVVDIDLLGTYNTIKAAAPHLKAPGGNVLSISAYGIPVPMQAHVVAAKAGVDALTRTLAVEWGLRGIRVNGIIPGPIDGTEGMARLAPDEQTRGRFMSTVPLGRFGIPQDIANAALFLVSDAASYVTGVVLPVDGGQNMLGGAPQYQMFQQMGFGQMGGGAKKE
- a CDS encoding enoyl-CoA hydratase-related protein; the encoded protein is MTSESVSLARSGEVATLTITSKMGSMGPAFWREVPQALGELGSARVLIVRGVQVFSAGLDVKANAAQIAPVLGDPAGFAAVVAEMHAAIEGLAALPIPVIAAVHGWCIGAGLELIAAADLRLCSGDARFRLPEVLLGITADLGGLQRLPRLIGHGRTAHLALTGEPIDAATAERWGLVTEVLPDQDALFARADALAAHLAALPPKALEGTKRILQGERPHAESLAAAVAWNARHMTLDGLQSALKK
- a CDS encoding sensor histidine kinase; its protein translation is MSVPAPDLIRSAAPAPLLQERGPQDGAPQGRGGPAGRGPRSGVPLRVMLLRPFLLPFLLLVGVGMAVLVGVGRNTQSRLLVTDSQTRLILLSLLGGDLSAMENGQRGFLITGNPEFLTPFTDGQAAYQAHVFALEDLSATPQQRANLQRVEELVARWRQEEAEPEIEARRTSAERATALVSERGSRGLLEVARGILSTMQGDENTRLSQAVVSSQDTLNRVRWLTFSGLGLSMLLILLTAWQVARSVSSSLENVAESAREIAAGQYHRRLPPTPVQELAALGRQFDLMAGAVQQREQELRVANDKLERSNRELEQFAYVASHDLQEPLRTIGSYTELLARRYQGRLDERADQYIAFTTAATARMKALIQDLLAYSRVRQGQRPVGSVDTRTLVQGVLSDLEAQVQGSGAQVEVGPLPTVPGNADLLRHVFQNLIGNALKFHAPERPPRVRISATGEDRRWVFHVQDNGIGIEPQYHERILGVFQRLHPMNEFQGSGIGLAVARSAVEQQGGQLWLESVPGQGSVFHFSLPEVPLDPLPADPGPVDPEPTDPDAPGSRWSLSGSLGAGPFQSDLRQSDPQPPATRPGGSPDQDATAATPQPSGPEETP
- a CDS encoding response regulator, which encodes MKALEILLVEDNPADVMLTCEAFSEADFIHHLHHVRDGVEALAFLRREGPYADAVRPDVILMDLNMPRMGGLEVLDVLRIDEGLRSIPVIVLTPSRAEAELWHSSGQHASASLPKPVSIAEFVDVVRTLGNS